A stretch of the Lolium perenne isolate Kyuss_39 chromosome 3, Kyuss_2.0, whole genome shotgun sequence genome encodes the following:
- the LOC127344835 gene encoding uncharacterized protein encodes MADCRSLIEFLRAFEHHRRAADATYARSKRASSPSSRHLTDLCENSSMSAAIDALLLLAVLAALGFLIIPQLNLLILSLTTLLHPATPYLSAAAIAGAAATLAAAALCWALLLRHARRCGKPRCRGLRKAVEFDIQLETEECVRGRPSAAARSPAAALLAAAAAGTGARAVDLDDAHRELEVELRKMAPPNGRSVLVFRAPCGCPKGRMEVWGAKKVRRIKK; translated from the coding sequence ATGGCCGACTGCCGGagcctcatcgagttcctccgcgccttCGAGCACCACCGCAGGGCCGCCGACGCCACCTACGCCCGATCCAAGCGcgcctcctccccctcctccaggCACCTCACCGACCTCTGCGAAAATTCCTCCATGTCCGCCGCCATcgacgcgctcctcctcctcgcggtCCTCGCCGCGCTGGGCTTCCTCATCATCCCGCAACTCAACCTCCTCATCCTCTCCTTAACCACCCTGCTCCACCCAGCAACCCCCTACCtctccgccgccgccatcgccggcgCCGCGGCGACCCTCGCCGCGGCCGCGCTCTGCtgggcgctcctcctccgccacgCGCGCCGGTGCGGGAAGCCGCGCTGCCGGGGGCTCCGGAAGGCCGTGGAGTTCGACATCCAGCTCGAGACGGAGGAGTGCGTGCGCGGCCGGCCCAGCGCCGCCGCGCGCTCGCCGGCCGCGGCGCTGCTCGCGGCGGCGGCCGCGGGCACGGGGGCGCGGGCCGTGGATCTCGACGACGCGCACCGGGAGCTCGAGGTCGAGCTCCGCAAGATGGCGCCGCCCAACGGACGCTCCGTGCTCGTCTTCCGCGCGCCCTGCGGCTGCCCCAAGGGCCGCATGGAGGTCTGGGGCGCGAAGAAGGTGCGCAGGATCAAGAAGTAG